GGTCGAGGTCGAGCACGCGGTCGAGCCGCGCCGGCCGCGGCTCCTCGCCGAGGCGCAGCGGCGCCGCGCAGACGGCGCACGCCAGGGCTGCGGGCGAGGCGAGCTCGTGACAGCGGGGGCACTCCACGGGCCGACGCTAGCCCCGCCGGACCCGGTGTCAAAGATCCGGCCCGGCGCCTAGCGGAGGTCGCCCGCGAGGTGCTGGACGAGCGCCGCCGCGACGATCGCGGCCGTCTCGTTGCGGAGGATGCGCGGGCCGAGCGTGGCGAGGCGCGCGCCGGCCGCCAGGGCCGCCTCGACCTCCTCCGGCGCGAAGCCGCCCTCCGGCCCCACCACGAGGAGGTGTCCCGCCGCGCCCGGGTCCACCACCTCCGCCACCGGCTCGCCGCCCGCCTCGTAGAAGAGCACCGTCCGGAACCCCGGCGGCGCCGCGGCCAGCGCCGCAGCGAGCGTCGTGGGCGGGTCCACCACCGGCACGTCGGCGCGCCCGCACTGGCGCGCCGCCTCCGCGGCGATGCGCTGCCAGCGGCGCGCGCGCTCCGCCCCGCGCTGCGCGTCGAGCTTCACCACCGAGCGGACCGCCTGGAAGGGCGTGAGGCGCGCCACCCCCACCTCGGTCGCCTTCTGCACCGCCACGTCGCTCCGCTCGCCGCGCGCCAGGGCGAAGGCCAGGTGGACCTTGGCCGCCGGCGCCGGCGCGTCGCGGCGCGGCCCGAGCTCCAGCGCGAGCCCGGACTCGGTCGCGGCGAGCCGCGCCTCGCGCGCGCCCCCCTCGCCGTCGAAGACCTCCACCGTCGTGCCCGGGCCGAGCCGCAGCACCGCGGTGAGGTAGTGCGCCTCGCTCGCCGTGAGCGCCGCCCGCGCCCCGCCGAGCCGCGCCAGCGGGATGAAGAGCCGCCTCACGGCGCCGGCCTCGCGAGCGCCAGGAGGCGCCACTCCGCCTGCGACCGCTCCCGCGCCGGGTCGGGCACGAGCCCCTGCGCCAGGTAGGCCGCGCGCACCTCGTCCTCCTGTCCGGCCAGGATCCCGGAGAGGAGCAGCGCGCCGCCCGGCGCCAGCCGCGCCGCGATCCCCGGCGCCAGCTCGACGAGCGTGTTGGCGAGGATGTTCGCCACGACGATCGGGAACCGGCCCTGGACCTCGTCCGGCGCGGCCAGCTTCAGCTCGAGCTGCACGCCGTTGCGCTCCGCGTTCTCTTCCGCCACCCGCAGCGCCACCGGGTCGTTCTCGGTGGCCGCCACCCGCCCCGCGCCGAGCTTCCGCGCCGCGATGGCGAGCAGCCCCGAGCCCGTGCCCACGTCGAGCACCGCCGCCCCCGGCGACGCGGCCAGGAGCTCGTCGAGCCCCGCCAGGCAGAGCGCCGTGGTGGGGTGCGTGCCCGTCCCGAAGGCCATGCCCGGATCGAGCACCACCTCGACCGTCCCCGGCGGCGGCGGTGACGGCGTCCAGGAGAAGCGGATGAAGACGCGCCCCACGCGGAACGGCGCCAGCCCCGCCTTCCAGGTCTCGCTCCAGTCCTGATCGGCGAGCTCCGCCACCGCCCCCTCGAGGCCCAGCTCCGCCGCCGCCTCGGTCGCAGCCTGGCGCGCCGCGAAGAACGCGACCACCAGCGCCCGCCCGGCGGAAGGCCGCGGCGTCCCGGGCATCGGCGCCACCGAGCCGTCGCGCACCTCCGCCCCCGCCGCCCCCGCGTCGAGCAGCAGCGCCGCCGTGTCGTCGGCCTCCGCCTCCGGGACGTCCACCGTGAGCGCGTAGCTGGGCATGGCGGTCGTTTAACACGGAATCCGCGGCTCGCTCACTCCAGCCCCGCGATCGGGAAGCCCCGCGGGTAGCGCACCTCGTAGCGCAGCTCGACCACCTTCTGCTCCCGCGCGCCGAGCGCGAGCTCGTGGATGCGGACGCCGGGGCGCTCGGGGTCCTCGCGCGTCGGGGCGGTCGTGCCGTCGAGCACCGCCACCGCGATCTTCTCGTCGCGGCTCACCGGCACGAGGTCGAGCAGCCTCACCGCGACCGGCGACGCGTACCGGTTCTTCACGCCGATGCGGACCCGGAACCGGTAGACCTCGTCCTTGGTGAGCAGCCCCGCCGTCTCGTGCCTGCGCTCGAGCACCTTGCGGTCCACCTCGATCCGGTCGTCCGCGCCGAAGGCGAGCTCGAGCTCGCCGCCGGCGGGGGTGAAGGGGAGCGCGGTGCGCCCGGCGAACTGCTCGCCCACGTACACGCCCGCCGTCCCGCCGAGGAGCGGGAAGCCGGTCTCGTTCACCGCCTTGGCGGTGAGGAAGGCCGCCCCGTCCACCCGCGGCGCCGCGGTGCGGACCACCTCCGCCTGGAGCGGGAAGCGCGCCAGGGAGATCTTCCGGGCCTGCCCCGAGCCGTCCACGGTCTCGCGCCGCGGCGCGGTGAAGGCGGTGGCGAGGAGCCCGTCCTCGACGGTGGCTTGCGCCGCCTCCACCTCGTACGACTCCGCCTCGCTCTTCTCGGCGCGCTCCGCCGGCGCCGGCGCGGCCGCGCTCGGCGCCGCGGCGGAGCGCCGGAGCGCCTGCGTGGCCACCATCGGCCTCGGCGGCTCGGCCCGGTGCAGGTAGAGCGGCTCGAGGCGCGGCACGAACAGGCCGCGGGCGGGCTGCGCGGTGGAGACCGAGAGCGCGACGCCGCTCCAGTCCTCGCCCGTGCGCTGCCAGACCGAGCCGAGGAAGGAGAGCTCCATCCTGGAGGCCTCCGGCAGGAGGCGCGCGTCCCAGACCGGCGTCCAGCCGGCGGAGGGGACCGCGTACGACACCGCCAGCTCGAGCGCGCCGTCCCGCTCCGCCTCGAGCTCGACCGCGACCGTCTTGGTGGTGACCGCGCGCTTCGCCTGGACCTTGTCCAGCTCGGCGCGCGCCTGCGCGACCCGCCGCGCCAGCTCCCGCCGCGCCGCCTCGGCCTTGCGCGCCTCGCCGGTGGCCTGGGCGGTCTCGGCGGAGACGAACGCGGCCAGGTCGCCCCACTCCTTGGCCGAGACGCCGCGGACCGCCAGGTTCTTCGAGCGCTCCTCCGAGTAGGTCGAGCGCAGCGACTTCACGAACTCGAGGCGCGCCTGCGCCGCGCGGATCCGGTCCTCGAGCGCGCGGTCGTCGTCCTGCAGCCGCTCGAGCCGCTCCTCCGCCGCGCGCCCCTCCGCCGCCGCAGCCTCCGCCGCCGTGACCCGCTCGACCGTGACCCCGAACACGCGCGCCCGCGCGGTCCCCTTCCCCTCGACCCGGATCGAGTCGTCGTCGAGCTGGTCCGGCAGCCCGGCCAGCAGGACGCGCGCCGCTCCCGCCGCGAGCTCGACCCGCGCCGCGCGGGTGACCCGCGCAGACGAGCGGTAGACCGTGACCGCGTCGACGCGGGACGGCGCCGTCACCGCGGCGGGCGCGGCGAGGGCGAGGGCGGGGAGCAGGGTGGTGAGCAGCAGGGCTGGGCGCATGGTCGTGGCCTCCTCCTCACAGGGACGCACGAACCTGGAAAAGGATCTACCGACCTCTCCCCACATCCCCGCCGCCCGCCTTTTCGCCCGCCGGTCGAAACGCGCTAGCATGCCCCTTCCCCATGGGACGCGAGCTCCTCCTCATCGATCCGGATCCGGCGCTGACGGAGGCCATCCGGCGCGCCTTCGCGCCGGCCGGCTGGAGCGTCACCGCGCTCGCCGCGGGAGAGCCGGCGGTGGACCGCTGCCGGGCCAGCCGGCCGGACCTGGTCCTGCTCGCGGCCGAGCTGCCGGACATGAGCGGCTTCTCGGTGTGCAACCGCCTGAAGCGCGCCCTCGCCTCGCTGCCGCTCATCCTCTACACGACCGAGGCGAACGCCTCGGCCATCGAGGCGCACCGGCAGTCGCGCACCCACGCCGACGACTACCTGCGCCAGCCGCTCGACCTCGCCGATCTGGTGGGGCGCGCCAGCCGGCTCGCGGGCGACGGCGCCCCTGCCCCGGCGCCCGCGCCGCCGCCGCGCAAGCCGCGCGGGGCGGGCGGGCCGCCGCCCATCCCGGGGGCGGCCGCGCCGCGCGCCGCCGCGCCGGCGCCCGCGGCGGTGCCGCTGCCGGCCCCGCTCCCGCCGGCGCCCCCCGTCCCCGACGCGGGCGCGCTCGAGGCGCTCTTCGCCGACTGGCCGCGCGACCCGTCGCCGCCGCGCGGCACGCCCGAGGAGCGGGTCGAGTTCTTCCGCGAGCGGCTGCGGGTGAAGGACGCGTTCCTGGGGCGGGTCAAGGAGGCGGTGGCGGCCCACCAGCGCGCGTCCACCTCCCTCCACGCGGCGCTCGAGGCGCGCCAGGACGCGCTCGCCGCCGCCGAGGTGGCGCGCCGCGAGCTGGAGCGGCGCCTGGCGGAGACGGACGAGGCGCTGTCCGCGGCCGGCGCCGCGCGCGACGAGGTCGCGCGGCGGCTGGCCGAGTCGGAGGGCACGCGCCAGTCGCTCTCCGAGGTGCTCTCCGAGACCATGCAGGCGCAGGAGACCGCCGAGCAGGGCTGGTCGCAGCGCCTGGCCTCGGCCGACGACGCCCGCGCGGCGCTGGAGGCGTCGCTGGCGGAGGCGCGCGCCAGCGGCGTCGCCGCGCTCGAGGCGGAGCGCGCCGCCCGCGCCGAGGCCGACGCCCGCGCCGGCGCCGAGCGCGACGAGCTGCAGGTGGCGCTCGCCGGCGCGCGGGGCGAGCGCGACGCGCACGCCGCCGACGCCTCCCGGCTCCAGGCGGAGCTCTCGCACGCGCTGCAGCAGGCGGAGGAGGCGCGCGCCGCCGCGGCGCGGGAGCTCGCGGCCGAGCGGGGCGACAAGGACGAGGCGCGCGCGCGGGCCGAGGGGCTGGCGCAGGAGCTGGCCGAGGCGCGGGCGGCGGGCGAGGCGCTCCGGGGCGACCTGGCGCGCGAGCGCGCCGGGCGCGAGGCGGCCGAGGAGGCGCTGCGGCTCGCCCGCGGCGAGGCCACGGCGCAGGCCGAGAAGGCCGCCGCGCTCGAGCACGCGCACCGGGCGCTGCAGGCGGAGCTGGCGGCCTCCCAGGCGCAGACGGCCGATCTGGCCCAGGCGCTCGACGAGGGGCGCGCCTCCGCCGCCGGCGAGGTGGGCCGGCTCAGCACGGCGGTCGCCGAGGCGGCGCGGCGCGAGGCGCAGCTCTCCGCGGAGCGCGACGAGCTGGCGGGCAAGCTCTCGGCCGAGCTGCGGGCCGGCGAGGCGGCGCGGGCCGAGGCGGCGGCGCTGGCGGCGGAGGTGCAGCGCCTGGCGGCGCTCGAGCCGCAGGCGGCCGAGGCGCCCCGGCTCCGCCGCGACCTGGCGCACGCGCAGGAGGTCCTGCAGCAGCGCACCCAGCAGGTGGAGGCCGCGGCGCGCACCGCCCACCAGGCGCAGGCCGACCGCGAGCGGGTGAAGGAGCAGGCGGCGGTCGAGCTGCAGGGTCGCGCGAGCGAGCTGGCGCGGCTCGGCTCGGAGCTCAACGCGCAGAAGCGGCGCGCGGCCGAGCTGGAGGCGCAGGCGAGCGCGCGCGAGGCGGCGCTGCAGCGGGCGCAGGCCGAGGCCGAGGCGCAGCGGCGCGCGCTGACCGGCGAGGCGGCCCAGGCGGAGCAGCGGCACGCGGCCGAGGCCGAGCGCCAGCGGGCGGCGCTGATCGAGCTGGAGAAGCGGCTCGAGGCGGTCGCCCGCGCCGAGGCGCAGGCGCGCCGCCGGGTGGCGGAGCTGGAGCGCGACCACGCCGGCGCCGGGGCGCGCGACGCGCAGCTCGCGGAGGCGCAGGCGGCGCTGGCGAAGCTCCGCGAGGACTTCGACGACCTCCGCTCCGAGAACGATTTTCTGAACGGCGAGGTGGCGCGCTACCACCAGAAGAACAAGGATCTGCTGGCGCAGCTCAAGAAGGCCTGAAGCCGCGGTGGGCCCCGTCCCGCCGGGCGGGCCCCACCGCTCGCGCCGCCCCTTGCGCCCCTTCGGCCTCTACGTCCACTTCCCCTACTGCACGGTCCACTGCCCGTACTGCGACTTCGCGGTCGCGACGGAGCGCGCGATCCCGCAGGAGCGCTACACCCGCGCCGTGCTGGCCGAGCTGGCGCTCCGCGCCCCCGGCTTCGAGGGCCTCGCGCCGCGCTCGCTCTACCTGGGCGGCGGCACGCCCTCGCTCTGGGACCCGGAGCGGGTGGCGGAGGTGGTGGCGGCGGTGCGCGCCCGGTTCGCGCTCCCGGTCGGCGCCGAGGTGACCCTGGAGGCGAACCCGGAGGCGGCCGACCGCGGCCGGTTCGCCGCCTACGCGCAGGCGGGGGTGAACCGCTTCTCGGTCGGCGTGCAGTCGCTCGACCCCGGCGTGCTCGCCAAGCTCGGCCGGCGGCACCGGCCCGAGGACGCGGAGCGAGCCGTGCGCGCCGCCGCCGAGGCGGTGGAGGACGTGGCGGTCGACCTCATCTACGGCGCGCGCCGGTCGACGGTCGCCATCGCGCGGGCGGACGCGGCGCGGGTGGCCGCCTGGCCGGTGACGCACGTCTCCGCCTACGCGCTCACGCTCGACCGCGAGGCGCTGGCCGAGGAGACGCCGCTCGCCCGCCTCCGCCGGCAGGGGCGCCTGCCGCTGCCCTCCGACGACGAGGTGGTGGCGCAGGCGCGCGCCCTGCGCGGCGCGCTGCGGCGCGGCGGGCTCGCGCGCTACGAGATCTCGAACTTCGCGCGCCCCGGCTTCGAGTCGGTCCACAACCGCCTCTACTGGGAGTCCGAGAGCTACCTCGGCCTCGGCGTCGGCGCGTACGGCGCGCGGCACGCCGAGGGCGGCGAGCACGCCGCGCGGTACGGCAACGCGCGGACCCCCGCCGCCTACCTGGCGGCGGTCGAGGCGGGGCGGCTGCCGACGGCCGAGGAGGACCTCCTCGGCCCGCGCGAGCTGGCCGAGGAGCGGCTCATGCTGGCGCTGCGCCTGCGGGAGGGCGCGCCGCTGGCCGCGATCGCGCCGTCGCGCCGTGGCGAGATCGAGGCGCTCGTGCGGGCCCGGCTGGCGGTGGTGCGCGGCGAGCGCCTCGTGCTGACGAGCCGCGGCCTCGACCTCCACAGCGCGGTGGCGGAGCGGCTGATGCCGTGAGGGTGAAGCCGAGGTCGCGGTCGCGGTCGAGGTCGAGGTCGGGGTCGAGGTCGGGGGTCGGGCTCGCGGTGGCAGGGGCCCCTGCTCCCCTCGCCCCGCGGAGCGGGGGAGCAACCGTGGGAGAGGGGCCGCTCAACCCGCCCGGCCCCGCAACGCTGCCAGCGGTTCCGAGCGGAGCGTCAGGGGAGCCCTCCGGCCTCGCCCCGCGGCCCTCACGCTGCCGAAATCTCCACCCCTTCGCCGGACCGCCTCGCGGGCTCCGGCCCGCTCCACGGCTTCCCGCCGAGGAACCACCGCAGCGCCTCAGGCGCCCGCCCCACCACGCGCAGGTGGCCGGCGTGGATGCACCGGAGGTGGTGAAAGG
The genomic region above belongs to Anaeromyxobacter diazotrophicus and contains:
- a CDS encoding 16S rRNA (uracil(1498)-N(3))-methyltransferase, with amino-acid sequence MRRLFIPLARLGGARAALTASEAHYLTAVLRLGPGTTVEVFDGEGGAREARLAATESGLALELGPRRDAPAPAAKVHLAFALARGERSDVAVQKATEVGVARLTPFQAVRSVVKLDAQRGAERARRWQRIAAEAARQCGRADVPVVDPPTTLAAALAAAPPGFRTVLFYEAGGEPVAEVVDPGAAGHLLVVGPEGGFAPEEVEAALAAGARLATLGPRILRNETAAIVAAALVQHLAGDLR
- a CDS encoding 50S ribosomal protein L11 methyltransferase → MPSYALTVDVPEAEADDTAALLLDAGAAGAEVRDGSVAPMPGTPRPSAGRALVVAFFAARQAATEAAAELGLEGAVAELADQDWSETWKAGLAPFRVGRVFIRFSWTPSPPPPGTVEVVLDPGMAFGTGTHPTTALCLAGLDELLAASPGAAVLDVGTGSGLLAIAARKLGAGRVAATENDPVALRVAEENAERNGVQLELKLAAPDEVQGRFPIVVANILANTLVELAPGIAARLAPGGALLLSGILAGQEDEVRAAYLAQGLVPDPARERSQAEWRLLALARPAP
- a CDS encoding mucoidy inhibitor MuiA family protein, with product MRPALLLTTLLPALALAAPAAVTAPSRVDAVTVYRSSARVTRAARVELAAGAARVLLAGLPDQLDDDSIRVEGKGTARARVFGVTVERVTAAEAAAAEGRAAEERLERLQDDDRALEDRIRAAQARLEFVKSLRSTYSEERSKNLAVRGVSAKEWGDLAAFVSAETAQATGEARKAEAARRELARRVAQARAELDKVQAKRAVTTKTVAVELEAERDGALELAVSYAVPSAGWTPVWDARLLPEASRMELSFLGSVWQRTGEDWSGVALSVSTAQPARGLFVPRLEPLYLHRAEPPRPMVATQALRRSAAAPSAAAPAPAERAEKSEAESYEVEAAQATVEDGLLATAFTAPRRETVDGSGQARKISLARFPLQAEVVRTAAPRVDGAAFLTAKAVNETGFPLLGGTAGVYVGEQFAGRTALPFTPAGGELELAFGADDRIEVDRKVLERRHETAGLLTKDEVYRFRVRIGVKNRYASPVAVRLLDLVPVSRDEKIAVAVLDGTTAPTREDPERPGVRIHELALGAREQKVVELRYEVRYPRGFPIAGLE
- a CDS encoding response regulator, whose translation is MGRELLLIDPDPALTEAIRRAFAPAGWSVTALAAGEPAVDRCRASRPDLVLLAAELPDMSGFSVCNRLKRALASLPLILYTTEANASAIEAHRQSRTHADDYLRQPLDLADLVGRASRLAGDGAPAPAPAPPPRKPRGAGGPPPIPGAAAPRAAAPAPAAVPLPAPLPPAPPVPDAGALEALFADWPRDPSPPRGTPEERVEFFRERLRVKDAFLGRVKEAVAAHQRASTSLHAALEARQDALAAAEVARRELERRLAETDEALSAAGAARDEVARRLAESEGTRQSLSEVLSETMQAQETAEQGWSQRLASADDARAALEASLAEARASGVAALEAERAARAEADARAGAERDELQVALAGARGERDAHAADASRLQAELSHALQQAEEARAAAARELAAERGDKDEARARAEGLAQELAEARAAGEALRGDLARERAGREAAEEALRLARGEATAQAEKAAALEHAHRALQAELAASQAQTADLAQALDEGRASAAGEVGRLSTAVAEAARREAQLSAERDELAGKLSAELRAGEAARAEAAALAAEVQRLAALEPQAAEAPRLRRDLAHAQEVLQQRTQQVEAAARTAHQAQADRERVKEQAAVELQGRASELARLGSELNAQKRRAAELEAQASAREAALQRAQAEAEAQRRALTGEAAQAEQRHAAEAERQRAALIELEKRLEAVARAEAQARRRVAELERDHAGAGARDAQLAEAQAALAKLREDFDDLRSENDFLNGEVARYHQKNKDLLAQLKKA
- a CDS encoding coproporphyrinogen-III oxidase family protein; translation: MRPFGLYVHFPYCTVHCPYCDFAVATERAIPQERYTRAVLAELALRAPGFEGLAPRSLYLGGGTPSLWDPERVAEVVAAVRARFALPVGAEVTLEANPEAADRGRFAAYAQAGVNRFSVGVQSLDPGVLAKLGRRHRPEDAERAVRAAAEAVEDVAVDLIYGARRSTVAIARADAARVAAWPVTHVSAYALTLDREALAEETPLARLRRQGRLPLPSDDEVVAQARALRGALRRGGLARYEISNFARPGFESVHNRLYWESESYLGLGVGAYGARHAEGGEHAARYGNARTPAAYLAAVEAGRLPTAEEDLLGPRELAEERLMLALRLREGAPLAAIAPSRRGEIEALVRARLAVVRGERLVLTSRGLDLHSAVAERLMP